A genomic stretch from Strix aluco isolate bStrAlu1 chromosome 12, bStrAlu1.hap1, whole genome shotgun sequence includes:
- the ANKDD1A gene encoding ankyrin repeat and death domain-containing protein 1A isoform X1, translating to MGDDLASEGDTLLHSEKEFHDAAKRNDTARMEELIRRGVDIKAKNNTGRTALHWAAGAGNVDAVRLLLDHDVLVDDKDSFGMNALLLSAWFGHLHVLQILVNAGAKINCVNRNGRNLLHCAAQRGHVRVVEFIMEDLEDMCVDKTDKMDRTAFHLAAEYGWLEVVEFLIQLGCTHGAKDKEENTALHLAAKNGHLSVLQKIIEVGVDLDGKNLEGLTALHLAAEGGHSNSVKLLLEAGADVNAQTQKKMNCLHYAAQHGYEEIARILMDAGIHTDTVNHQNASATHIAVLQNFPAMVKLFIDAECDLDIPDNRQQTSLHIAAEHGRQDIAEMILIAGVNLKLTDKQGKTSLDVAARGNHINLVDMIIKADRFYKWEKDNLNSDSDSWVAKHLTFKQDHRLETQHIRSVMWRLATKYLKPGEWKKLAHYWKFTDAHIRAIEQQWTGTKSYREHGHRMLLIWLHGVITAGENPIKGLYEGLVGIGRRDLAESIRKKANADSASPRKCVAM from the exons TGCTTCATTCAGAGAAGGAGTTCCATGATGCGGCAAAGCGGAATGACACGGCCAGGATGGAGGAGCTCATCAGGAGAGGGGTCGACATCAAAGCCAAAAACAAT ACAGGCCGGACTGCCCTGCactgggctgcaggagctgggaacGTGGATGCTGTGCGGCTGCTCCTGGATCACGATGTCCTGGTGGATGACAAAGACAGT TTTGGAATGAATGCGCTTCTCCTGTCTGCCTGGTTTGGCCACCTCCATGTCCTGCAGATCCTCGTCAATGCTGGGGCCAAGATTAACTGTGTCAATAGG AACGGCAGGAACCTGCTCCACTGTGCGGCTCAGAGGGGACATGTCCGGGTCGTGGAGTTCATCATGGAGGACCTGGAGGACATGTGTGTGGATAAGACAGACAAG ATGGACAGGACAGCATTTCACCTGGCTGCAGAGTATGGGTggctggaggtggtggagttcctaATTCAACTGGGTTGTACTCACGGTGCCAAAGACAAG gaagaaaatacagcattGCATTTAGCTGCTAAAAATGGACAcctttctgtgctgcagaagaTTATAGAAGTTGGAGTGGACCTTGATGGAAAGAATTTA GAAGGACTCACAGCTCTGCACCTGGCTGCTGAGGGGGGTCACAGCAACTCTGTGAAGCTGCTCTTGGAAGCCGGTGCCGATGTCAATGCCCAAACCCAG AAGAAGATGAACTGCCTTCATTACGCAGCACAGCACGGCTATGAGGAGATAGCCCGGATCCTCATGGATGCAGGAATCCACACAGACACTGTTAATCAT CAAAACGCATCAGCGACACACATTGCGGTACTGCAGAACTTCCCAGCAATGGTGAAGCTCTTCATCGACGCGGAGTGTGACCTTGACATTCCGGATAAT AGGCAGCAGACCTCGCTCCACATTGCTGCGGAGCATGGCAGGCAGGACATCGCCGAGATGATTCTCATTGCAGGAGTTAATCTGAAGCTAACAGACAAG CAAGGGAAAACATCTCTGGATGTCGCCGCCCGAGGCAATCACATCAACTTGGTGGACATGATTATCAAAGCCGATCGGTTTTACAAATGGGAAAAG GACAATCTGAACAGCGACTCCGACTCCTGGGTGGCAAAGCACTTGACCTTTAAGCAAGATCACAGGCTGGAAACGCAGCACATTCGCTCAGTGATGTGGAGATTGGCTACTAAGTACCTCAAACCTGGTGAATGGAAGAAGCTGGCACATTACTGGAAATTCACTGATGCCCACATCAGGGCCATTGAGCAACAATGGACAG GCACTAAAAGCTACAGGGAGCACGGCCACAGAATGTTGCTTATCTGGCTCCACGGCGTGATCACGGCAGGAGAAAATCCAATCAAGGGATTGTACGAAGGCCTTGTGGGAATTGGAAGAAGAGATTTAGCAG AAAGCATTCggaaaaaagcaaatgcagaCTCAGCCTCTCCACGGAAGTGTGTAGCAATGTAA
- the ANKDD1A gene encoding ankyrin repeat and death domain-containing protein 1A isoform X2 — protein MNALLLSAWFGHLHVLQILVNAGAKINCVNRNGRNLLHCAAQRGHVRVVEFIMEDLEDMCVDKTDKMDRTAFHLAAEYGWLEVVEFLIQLGCTHGAKDKEENTALHLAAKNGHLSVLQKIIEVGVDLDGKNLEGLTALHLAAEGGHSNSVKLLLEAGADVNAQTQKKMNCLHYAAQHGYEEIARILMDAGIHTDTVNHQNASATHIAVLQNFPAMVKLFIDAECDLDIPDNRQQTSLHIAAEHGRQDIAEMILIAGVNLKLTDKQGKTSLDVAARGNHINLVDMIIKADRFYKWEKDNLNSDSDSWVAKHLTFKQDHRLETQHIRSVMWRLATKYLKPGEWKKLAHYWKFTDAHIRAIEQQWTGTKSYREHGHRMLLIWLHGVITAGENPIKGLYEGLVGIGRRDLAESIRKKANADSASPRKCVAM, from the exons ATGAATGCGCTTCTCCTGTCTGCCTGGTTTGGCCACCTCCATGTCCTGCAGATCCTCGTCAATGCTGGGGCCAAGATTAACTGTGTCAATAGG AACGGCAGGAACCTGCTCCACTGTGCGGCTCAGAGGGGACATGTCCGGGTCGTGGAGTTCATCATGGAGGACCTGGAGGACATGTGTGTGGATAAGACAGACAAG ATGGACAGGACAGCATTTCACCTGGCTGCAGAGTATGGGTggctggaggtggtggagttcctaATTCAACTGGGTTGTACTCACGGTGCCAAAGACAAG gaagaaaatacagcattGCATTTAGCTGCTAAAAATGGACAcctttctgtgctgcagaagaTTATAGAAGTTGGAGTGGACCTTGATGGAAAGAATTTA GAAGGACTCACAGCTCTGCACCTGGCTGCTGAGGGGGGTCACAGCAACTCTGTGAAGCTGCTCTTGGAAGCCGGTGCCGATGTCAATGCCCAAACCCAG AAGAAGATGAACTGCCTTCATTACGCAGCACAGCACGGCTATGAGGAGATAGCCCGGATCCTCATGGATGCAGGAATCCACACAGACACTGTTAATCAT CAAAACGCATCAGCGACACACATTGCGGTACTGCAGAACTTCCCAGCAATGGTGAAGCTCTTCATCGACGCGGAGTGTGACCTTGACATTCCGGATAAT AGGCAGCAGACCTCGCTCCACATTGCTGCGGAGCATGGCAGGCAGGACATCGCCGAGATGATTCTCATTGCAGGAGTTAATCTGAAGCTAACAGACAAG CAAGGGAAAACATCTCTGGATGTCGCCGCCCGAGGCAATCACATCAACTTGGTGGACATGATTATCAAAGCCGATCGGTTTTACAAATGGGAAAAG GACAATCTGAACAGCGACTCCGACTCCTGGGTGGCAAAGCACTTGACCTTTAAGCAAGATCACAGGCTGGAAACGCAGCACATTCGCTCAGTGATGTGGAGATTGGCTACTAAGTACCTCAAACCTGGTGAATGGAAGAAGCTGGCACATTACTGGAAATTCACTGATGCCCACATCAGGGCCATTGAGCAACAATGGACAG GCACTAAAAGCTACAGGGAGCACGGCCACAGAATGTTGCTTATCTGGCTCCACGGCGTGATCACGGCAGGAGAAAATCCAATCAAGGGATTGTACGAAGGCCTTGTGGGAATTGGAAGAAGAGATTTAGCAG AAAGCATTCggaaaaaagcaaatgcagaCTCAGCCTCTCCACGGAAGTGTGTAGCAATGTAA